In Helianthus annuus cultivar XRQ/B chromosome 3, HanXRQr2.0-SUNRISE, whole genome shotgun sequence, a single window of DNA contains:
- the LOC118490398 gene encoding uncharacterized protein LOC118490398, whose product MVTPLEKAIERYIDGLPDSVQDIVTGSNPTTVRQAIELAATLTESQVRKGKLHRKGDKGKKQSSDKGESKKVKSKKGKETGSSKGSRKRKASQNFAITAQANQAAPNQPAQPPAKKRYAGNAPLCNRCNSHHQLQVQCRFCTNCGKSGHLVDICRFAPNQAACNPAQQAAQTPAQQQAQAARPHFPPGSCYNCGDLTHYRNQCR is encoded by the exons atggttaccccactcgagaaAGCTATCGAGAGATATATTGATGGCTTACCTGACTCCGTACAAGACATCGtcactggtagtaaccctaccacagttcgtcaggcaatcgagttagctGCAACATTGACTGAGTCACAGGTCCGAAAGggtaagctacacaggaagggtgacaagggtaagaaacAGTCATCTGATAAGGGTGAAAGCAAGAAGGTTAAGAGCAAGAAGGGTAAAGAAACTGGTTCTTCGAAAGGGtctaggaagcgcaaggcttcccagaaTTTCGCTATCACTGCCCAAGCAAATCAGGCAGCACCCAACCAGCCCGCACAACCGCCAGCAAAGAAACGATATGCGGGGAATGCACCGTTGTGCAACAGATGCAATAGCCACCATCAACTGCAAGttcagtgtcgtttctgtactaactgtgggaagtcgggtcatcttgttGATATTTGTCGCTTTGCTCCCAATCAAGCTGCATGTAACCCAGCTCAGCAGGCTGCTCAAACGCCTGCTCAACAGCAagcacaagctgcacgacctcactttcctcctggttcgtgctacaacTGTGGGGACCTTactcattatcgaaacca gtgccgataa